From the genome of Pseudomonas mohnii:
GAACTTCACACCCGGCGCCGCAACCGTATCAACGGTCGTATCGGTGCTACATCGGCGAGCGGCTTTAGCGTGACGGTGCAGCAGTCCTACGGTAATTGCCCGCAATACATTCAATTGCGCCAGTTTCGATCGGTGCCGCTGGAAGATCCGGCAACGCGACGCGCGCAGCATGACAGCGAGCTGGATGATGCGGCCAGGGCGATGATTGCCGAGGCAGATACCTTCTTTGTCGCCAGCTATGTGGACGTCGAGGGTGAGCGTTCTGTGGATGTCTCCCATCGCGGCGGTCAGTCCGGTTTTGTACAGGTAGAAGGTAATCGCCTGACCATCCCGGATTTCGCCGGCAATCTTTTTTTCAACACGTTGGGCAATCTTCTGGCCAATCCCAAGGCCGGTTTGTTGTTCATCGATTTCAATTCAGGTGACCTGCTGCAACTCAGTGGGCGCACCGAAATCATTCTTGAGGGCCCACAGGTCGAAGCCTTTCAAGGCGCCGAACGTTTATGGACGTTCCACGTGGAACATGTGGTGCGTCGGCCTGCAGCTTTGGCGTTGCGCTGGCGATTCGACGGCGTCTCTCCCACCAGCTTGCTGACCGGCACTTGGGCGCAGGCCAAGGCTCGTCTGCAAGCGCAGGCCCTCGGCGATAGCTGGCGGCCGCTGCGGGTGGTGCGGATTGAACCGGAAAGCCACAACATTCGCTCGATCTATCTGGAACCCGCCGACGGTGCCGGGTTGCCATTGTTCCACGCCGGGCAGCATTTGCCTTTGCGGTTCAACATTGATGGCGAGGTGCATATCCGCACGTACAGCCTGTCGAGCGCACCGTCGGGCGATTTTTTCCGCATCAGCGTCAAACGTGATGGACGGGTGTCTTCGCACCTGCACGAACAGATTCGCGTCGGGGATCTGCTGGAGGCGCGTGCGCCTCAAGGGCATTTCACCGTGGCACCCCATGAGCGTCGGCCTTTGGTGTTGCTGGCTGCCGGAGTTGGCATCACGCCATTGCTGTCGATGCTGCGTGAAGTGGTTTATCAAGGTTTGCGCACCCGCCGCATTCGGCCGACCCTGTTCCTGCAGAGTTCGCGTACGTTGGGTGATCAAGTGTTTCGCCGTGAACTGGACCGCTTGCTTGGTGACGCTGGTGATGCCGTCAGGGTGGTGCGGCTGCTGAGTCAGCCAGAACCTTCGTCGCGGGAAGGTGAAGATTTCGACCTGACCGGACGGATTGACGTCGCACTACTCAAGGATCTGCTTGAGGCCGACGACTACGATCAGCTGGATTTCGTCCTGTGTGGCCCTGGAAGTTTTACCCAAGCGATGTACGACGGATTACGCGAGTTGGACATCCGCGACGCAAGGATTCACGCCGAAACCTTCGGGCCCTCCACATTGCGTAGACAGCCAGACCCCGACGCCGTGGTTATCGAACAGCCGCCAGCCGCTACCACCTCGGTGCCGGTGGTGTTCCAGCGCTCCGCCAAGGAGGCGCGCTGGCAACCCGATGGCGGCAGTCTTCTGGAGCTGGCGGAGAGTCGCGGGTTGCGACCGGAATTCAGTTGCCGAGGGGGTTCCTGCGGGACCTGCAAAACTCGCCTGATCAGTGGCCAGGTGCATTATCCACAGCCGCCCGCCGAAGTGCCGGAGGAAGGACAGGTGCTGATTTGTTGTGCGATTCCGGCTCAGGGCGAGCAGCCTTTGGTGCTGGATATCTGAAGGATCGTCGCACGCCATCATTGCCCGTGGATCGATGGCTCAGTAGGGTAGAGCGCAGAACGAAAGGGCCGTCACTGGCCCTTTCTGCATTTTCAGGCATAGGCGCTTTCATGGTTTTTCTCACTCGCAGGATCCTCCTGCTGACGTCGCTCGCCCTGTTCAGTGGTTGCGAACGACAGGACGCTCCGCCACTCGATCAGCAGCTCTACGTCTGGCAACGACAATGGACATCCGACCATGACGTCGCACTGAGGGACAGCCGCACAGACTTTTCCGCTTTGCGGGTGCTGGCGCTACAAGCCTTTCCCCAGGCTGGCTGGAGTCGCGCACGAATTGATCCTGCATTGCTCAAGCGAGACGGGCGGCCACTGATTGCGGTGATTCGCCTCGATGGTCAGCTCAAGTCATTGGATCAGGATGAGGTCACGACACAGATTCAACAGGTGATCAGCGATTGGCAGGCGCTGGGACTGAGCCTCTGCGGTGTGGAAATCGACCACGACGCAGGCAACGCTCGGTTACCGGCCTACCGCGAATTTCTTCAGCAGCTGCGCGCCCGTCTACCGGCCTCATTACCCCTGAGCATTACCGCGTTACCGGCGTGGCTCGACAGTCGCGAATTGCCTGCGTTGTTATCCACCGTCGATAGCAGCGTGCTGCAAGTGCATGCCGTCAGCGACCCGCGTCGTGGGTTGTTCGATCCGGTCCAGGCCCGGCAGTGGGCGAACGCCTGGAGCCGTATCACTTCGAAACCCTTCTATTTGGCGTTGCCGGCCTACGGCGTGGCCTTGTTGCCGGGTGATGGCGGTGCGCCGATCGTGGAAAGTGAGGTACGCCTCGAACGTGAGGGTAAGCGTCAGGAATTGCTGGCCGATCCACAGCAACTCAGCCAGCTCAGCGCCAAGTTGCGCGCCGATCCACCGGCACATCTGGCCGGCCTGATCTGGTTTCGCCTGCCACTGGCCAACGACCGTCGAGCCTGGAGCCTGACGACGTTGCGCGCGGTGGTGCGAGGTGATGCTCTGAGCAGTCGGTTGGCGCTGAAACTCTCGGCTCAGGAAGGCCTCTATGACATCGGCATCAGTAACGAGGGCAACCTCGACAGCGCCTGGCCCGAACGTGTGACATTGGCGGTGCGAGGGTGTGAGGGGGCGGATGCGCTGGCCGGTTATGCGTTGCAACAAGGCCCGGATCTGCTTACCTTCACCCGCCTGCATGACGGTCGAATAGCGGCTGGCGGACAGCGTGCCATGGGTTGGGCACGCTGCGCACATATTGATCAAGGAGGTTCGAATGTTTACCCGTAATTGGCCCCGCCATCTGCTTTGCCTGAGTCTCAGCCTGCCGCTGGGTTCGGCGTTGGCGTGCGGGCCGGATTTCCCCATGCGCCTGCTGGACAACCGTGGCCAGTCGCTGGCGGAACTGCCTGAGGGTAACTTCAATTTCGAGGTCAATCGCCTCGGGCATGCCATTGCCGGGCTGAAACACGTCACCCAAGCCGTCAACAGCATGGAAGCAACCGACTATGCAGAACAGCGCAGTCAGGCCGAGCAGGCAGGTTTGACGGCCGAGCAGCAGGCGCTGGTGCAACAGTTGCGTGATTTGACCAATGCCCGGCGGGTTGAGGTTGAGGGTGAAAGTCTGCCGGCTGAGCTCAAGTTCTATCTGGCCGGTGCCGTGGCATTTGCTGGCGGTGATCATGGTCTGGCGGCGGAATATTTTCAGAAAGTACTGGCGCTGCCGGCCGATCAACGGCCGTTACGCAGCACCTGGGCCGCTTATTCGTTGGGCCGGGCGTTGTTTGCCATGAGCTCGGAAGCAGGCGCCGGTTCCGATGTGCTGGCGCAGTCGCGCAAGGCGTTCGAACAAACCCGGAAACTGAGCATCGATGGCTTCAGCGATCCGCTGGAACTGGGTGTTGCCAGTCTGGGTGAACAGGCCCGCGTTGCCCGGACCGAGGGCGACTGGAACAGCGCCATCGAGCTGTATGCCACGCAAAACCTCCAGGGGTCGGCGGTCGGCTACACCTCGCTGAAGCTGTTGATGGCTGATCTGTCAGCGATGCCGGACGATCAACTGGCCGAACTGCTCAAGGGCAAACCGGTGCAGCAACTGATCACGGCGTCCTTGATCAGTCGACTGGGTTGGTCATTCGGTGATCAGCCGCCCAACGAACAGAAATTGATCAAGCTTTTGCAGAGCAGCACGCGCGGCACACTCGATAACGCGGATCGCCTGGCGGCGGTCAATTATCAACAGGGTGACTACACCCGTGCCAAGGCCTTCCTCGAACACGCGGGCGATGGCGGCCTGGCTTGGTGGCTGCGGGCCAAACTGGCGGTGCGCGAGGGTGATAAAAGCGCCGCGGCTGCCGCTTATGCGAAGGCCGCCCAGGCTTTCCCGCAGAATGAATCCTGGGGTGAGCGCAGAACGCCGGACTACGACTACGAAACGCTCCAGCCCAAGTGTCGGGTCGATGGCGAAAGCGCGATTCTGGCCTTGCAGCGCGGGGATTATCTGCAGGCTTTTGATCAGCTTTATAGAAGCAACGACATTTACTGGTTCGATGCGGCAACAGTCGCCGAGCGTGTGCTGACCGTCGATGAGCTCAAACATTACGTCGACACTCAGGTGCCGGCGCCACCCCCCCTGACTCAGCAGGATCGCGATAACTATGTACCGCTGCCGGTGGCAGCCAAGTTGCGCAATCTGTTGGGTCGACGCTTGCTGCGAGAAGGGCATTACGAGCAAGCGCCTGCCTATTTCGATAACGACGGATTGCGCCACAAGGCCAGGTTGTATGGCCAGCAACGTCTGGCTGCCGATTCGGCGTGGTGGCCGACGCGTCGTGCCGCTGCACTGTTCAACGCGGCATGGACCGCTCGCGAATGGGGAATGGATATCCTCGGCTATGAAATGGCCCCGGATTACGCCACGTTCGGTGGCAATTACAGTCTGGAAAACAGTGAGCTGAAGGTCGGGCCGCTAGTGGCCGAGGATGAAGTGAGGCGCCAGCAGGCCAGTGCCGCTCAGCCCGATCAGCGATACCACTATCGTTTTGTCGCGACGGCGTTGGCCAGTCGCGCTGCCGACAACTTGCCTCACACCAGCCAGGCGTTTGCTGCGGTGCTGTGTGAAGCGGCCGGGTGGAACAGCAGCCTTGAAGAGCAAAGCGCGCTCTATCAGCGTTATGTTCAACATGGCCCATTTGTGGAGTGGGCGACGGATTTCGGTCATCAATGCCCTTATCCAGACTTCCAGAACGCCGACAAGCGCTACGTAACGCAGGTCACCGACGCAGCTCGTTCGGCGCTGCGGCCGTATAAGGTGCCGTTGCAGATTGGCAGTGTGCTGGCGGTCGTGGCGGCGGCCCTGTTGTTGATCAATCGCCGCCGCAAAACTCAGTAGGATTCAGGCCTGCTGAATAAAAGTCAGTCGCACGGCGAAACCAATCAGCAGGCTGCCGAACAGCCACTGCTGCAGGCGTTGGGCGGATGGACTGCGTTGCAGCCATCGGCCAAGCGCCGCACCGACCAGCGCATAAGCACTGTCGAACAGCAAACCGACGGCCACCAACAACACGCCCAAGGTCGCGAATTGTGCGAGTACCGGCCCGGCGTGGGGATTGATGAACTGGGGCAACAGCACAGAGCAGAACAACAACGCCTTGGGGTTGAGCAGGTTGGTCAGCAAACCGCGCTGGATCGCCTGCGCCCAGTGCGGTTTCCCGCTGGTTTGATGGGCACCATTGAGGTTCGGCAACAGGGTGGTGCGCAGGCACTGAACACCGATCCACAACAGGTACGCGGCGCCGGCCAGACGCACCACGTCGAAGGTCCAGGGCGCCGCCTTGAACAGTGCCGCCAAACCCAATGCTGCCAGCGCCACATGGCAGGCTCGGGCGATGGCCAGGCCCACCGCCGTGGCCAGCGCCGAGCCTTTGCCCTGGCGAGCACCGGTCTGCAACAGCAGGATCATGTCGGGCCCGGGCAATAAATACACCACCGCCAATGCCATGAAAAACAGCCAGAGACCCGCCATGTCGCACCCCATTCGTTGTCGATTCGGTAGGGCCAGTCTAGGGCGCAAGGGCGGGGCAGGTGGTTGCGTAGTTCGCTTCTAAAGCGGCCAGCCTTGGCATAATCTGCCAGGCTATGACCTCTGTGCTATCGGGATCTGCCAAACCATGAAACTGGATGCCTACGACCGCAAGATTCTTGCCGCGCTGCAACGGGACGGTCGCTTGAGTAATGTGCAGCTGGCTGACGAAATCGGACTGTCTGCGTCGCCCTGTTTACGGCGGGTGCGGATGCTTGAAGAGGCCGGGGTGATTCGTGGCTACCAGGCCAATCTGGATCGCGACGAAGTCGGGCTTGGCTTGACCGTGTTTGTCGGGGTCAAGGTCGAGCGCCACAACGACGAGCAGGCAGAAGCGTTTCGCCTGTCAGTGACGGCATTGCCCGAAGTGATTTCGGCGTTTCTGGTATCAGGAGAATCGGATTTTCTGTTGCAGGTGGTGGTCCCGGATTTGCGCGCCTATGACCGTTTTCTCACGGGATGCTTGTTGAAATTGCCGGGGGTGAGCGATATCCGTAGCAACTTTGCCATTCACACGGTGAAGACGCCGGGGGCTTTGCCCTTGGGGCATTTGCCGCTTTAGCTCAGGCGATCTTTTCGCGAGCGGGCTCGCTCCCACAGATGAACGCATTCCAATGTGGGAGCGAGCCCGCTCGCGTAAGCGATGGACTCGCCCCAGAACACTCAGGCGCCTTACATCTGCGTCGCCATCCCCTCCACATTCATCGCGGCCTGGCGCAACGCCTCGGAGCGAGTCGGGTGCGGGTGACAGGTCAGGGCGATGTCTTCGGCGGACGCGCTGAACTCCATGGCCACGCAATACTCGCCAATCATTTCACTGACGCTCGGGCCCACCAGATGCACGCCGAGGATTTCGTCCGTGCGCTCATCGGCCAGTACTTTGGCGAAGCCTTCGGTTTCGTGATTGATCTTCGCCCGGCTGTTGGCGGTGAAGGGGAATTTGCCGACTTTGAATGCCCGACCTTCGGCCTTCAGTTGTTCTTCGGTCTTGCCGACGCTGGCCAGTTCGGGTTTGGTATAGATCACGTTGGGGATCAAGTCGTAATTGACCTCGCCGGCCTTGCCCACGATCTGCTCTACGCAAGCCATGGCTTCGTCTTCGGCCTTATGGGCGAGCATCGGGCCGGAGGTGACATCGCCAATCACCCAGACGCCGGCGGCCTCGGTTCGATGGCCCTTGTTGGCGAGCATGCCGCGTTTGTCCGTGGTGAGGCCGACGTTTTCCAGCCCCAGGCCCTGTGTATAAGGTCGGCGTCCGATGGCCACCAGCACGTAATCGGCGTCAATCAACTCTGCGGTGCCGCCTGCGGCGGGCTCGACGCTGAGTTGAACGCCAGCTCCGGACGTTGTGGCGCGGGTCACTTTTGAACTCAGCTTGAAGCTGATCCCTTGTTTGCTCAATGAGCGCTGCAGGGTTTTGCCCGCTTCGCCGTCCACGCCCGGGCAGATCCGGTCCAGGTATTCGACCACGGTCACCTGAGCTCCCAAACGCCGCCAGACCGAACCCAGCTCCAGGCCAATCACCCCAGCGCCGATCACCACCAGGTGTTTCGGGACTTCGGCCAGTGACAGGGCGCCAGTGGAATCGAGGATGCGTTGGTTATCGATGTCCACGCCGGGCAGGGGAGTGGGTTCGGAACCGGTGGCGATAATGATGTCTTTGGCGCTCAGTTCGGTCTTGCCACCGGCACTGTCCGTTACCGTGACTTTGCCCGGCCCGTCGATATGGCCCCATCCCTTGATCCAGTCGACCTTGTTTTTGCGAAAGAGGAACTCGATGCCTTTGGTCAGACCGGTCACGCTCTCGTCTTTCTGTTTCATCATTTGAGCCAGATTAAGCGTGGGTTTGACCTCAATCCCCAGGTTGGCGAATTCCGCGCCCATCGCCGCGTCGTAAAGTTCGGAGGCGTGCAGCAATGCCTTGGATGGCATGCAGCCGACGTTCAGGCAGGTGCCGCCCAGCGTGGCGCGTCCTTCTACGCACGCGGCTTTCAAACCCAGTTGGCCAGCGCGGATCGCTGCGTTGTAGCCACCGGGGCCACCGCCAAGTATCACAACGTCATAAGTGCTCATGGATTACTCCTGGAATGAAAGCGGTTGGGGAAGGGGTAAACGTAGTCTTTGATAAAAAATTACGATCATAATATGAGCGTTTTAGTGCATTTCGGTCAAGGCTTCAGGCTAGCGACAGGTTGAGCCTTTTTAGATAGCGCACATATGTACGGAAATTTCACTGGTCGCGTTATATCGTAACGAAATGTGACGCTGGCCAATGTAAACACTGGGGTGGTATGCAAGTCGATCTCGATGAGGAAGGAGCGCAGGCAGCCGGATTGCCGCGCTTTCAGCAGGCCGTTTTTCAAGGGCGACGATTGCGCCTGCTCGCCATCGGTCTGGGCGCGCTCGCGGCGATGGGCCTGGTATCTGGTTTTTTTGTCGGGCTGTTTGCGCCGCAATCCCTTTGGCCTGCCCTGTTGTTCAATCAGAGCGCCGCGTTGCTGGTGCTGGTTGCGGGCTTGCAATCCGCCGGGTGGGTGACGCGATGGCGCGCGCAGGCAATGAGTCCGCTGGCGCCGTTGGTGGTCGCCTCGGCAGAGGCAGAAGCCCCGTTGGGCTGGTATGAACGGCTGCTGGAGCGGATCAGTCAGCGCTGGCTGAATCTGCTCGGGCAAATCGGTGCGCCAACACTGTGGTTGGGTGGTTGGGCGCTGCTGGCATTACTCAGCGTCGAGCAAGCCTGGAACCTTGATTTACCGCCCGCCGCTTTGGGGGTGTCGGCCACTGTCGGCGCTGCCATGGCGCTGTTGCTGGGCTTCGGCTTGCTGGTTCTTGAGCGTCAGCTGACGCAGGAAGGCAGCGCCCAATGGCCCGAAGCCGGCGCGTTGGCACAGTTGATCCGGGTGGCAATCATCAGCCTGATACTCGGTGCGTCATGCCTGTTGTTTGGCAATGAAACCTCGGTCTGGCCGGTGCGTCTGGCTGTACTGATCGGCCTGTTGCCGGGGCTTGTTGCATCCGAATTGTTGCTGCGTGCCGTGTTGTCATTGTTCAGCCCTCGTCGAGATCAACTCGAACCTGCTTTGCTGGCGCGCAGTTTTATCGCCGACATGCTGCGCTGGCCGCCGCAACCCTTGCTGGCCCTGCAGCACGAATTGCACAACCGCTTCGGCATCGACCTGCGACAAATCTGGGCCTTCACTTACATGCGTCGGGCGTTTTTGCCGGTGCTGGGCGTTGTCGCTCTTGTCGGATGGTCGCTGACCGGTATTCATGAAATACCGTTGCAAGGGCGGGGGATCTACGAGCGCTTCGGCCAACCCGTGGCGGTATTCGGTCCTGGATTACAGGCAGGTTTACCCTGGCCGTTGGGCAGGGTGGTGAGTGTCGAAAACGGTGTGGTTCATGAATTGGCCACCAGCGTGGGTGAAAAATCAGCACCCGTGCAGGCCGACCCCGCCGAAGGCCCGGCGCCCATAGCGGCCAACCGGTTGTGGGACGCCAGCCATGTGAATGACAAATCCCAGGTGATTGCCAGCAGCCGTGCCGACAAACAGAGCTTCCAGATCGTCAACATGGACGTCCGGTTTGTCTATCGCATCGGTCTGGATGATCAGGCCGCGCTGGCGGCGACTTATAACAGCGCGGACGTGCCGACCCTGATCCGCAGCACCGCCAGCCGCATTCTGGTCCACGACTTCGCCTCGCGAACCCTTGACGGCTTACTCGGTGAGGACCGGGTCGGGCTCGCCGAAGAGATTGGTCGGGCCGTGCAGGCCGACCTGCAGAAGCTCGACAGCGGCGTTGAAATTCTCGCCACGGTGGTCGAGGCGATCCATCCACCGGCAGGGGCGGCCAATGCTTATCACGGCGTACAAGCGGCGCAGATCGGCGCGCAGGCCCTGATCGCCCGTGAACACGGTGCCGCCGCCGAAGCAACCAACCAGGCCCGGTTGCAGGCCAGCATGGCCCGCGATCAGGCCACGGCGAGTGCCCAGGAAATCAATGCGACGGCCAAGGCTGCCGACCTGAAATTTGCCGCCGAGAAAAAGGCTTATGCCAGTGCGGGCCAGGCCTTCGTGCTTGAGCAATACCTCGGCCAACTTTCCCAGGGCCTGGCCAATGCCAGGTTGCTGGTCCTCGATCATCGCCTGGGCGGCAGCAGCAATGCGCCGACCATCGATCTCCGTACGTTCACGTTGCCGGCTGACCCTGCGCCGTCGCGTCCGTCCGCTCAGCCAGGAGCCGCCCATTGAGCCAGTCGCATACCCACGATCATGATGACCACAGTGGCCACGATCACGGCCATGGCGGGCATCACCACCACGGTCATCACCATCATCACCACGGCGATCCACAAGAGGCCGGCCCTTTCCCTTGGCGACGCATGGGGTGGGCCGCGTTGCTGGTGGCGGTTGCGGTAGCGGCCGCGAGCCTGGTGCAAGTGCGCTCGGGTGAAGCGACGGTGATTACCCGTTTCGGCAATCCGTCGCGGGTCTTGCTTGAACCCGGTCTGGGGTGGCGTTGGCCGGCGCCGTTCGAAGCGGCGATCCCGGTTGATCTGCGGTTGCGCACCACGTCCAGCGGCTTGCAGGATGTCGGCACGCGCGACGGTTTGCGCATCATCATCCAGGCGTACGTGGCCTGGCAGGTGCAGGGTGACCCTGACAATGTGCAGCGCTTTATGCGTGCTGTGCAAAATCAGCCGGACGAAGCGGCGCGACAAATCCGCACCTTTGTCGGCTCGGCGCTGGAGACCACGGCCAGTAGTTTCGATCTCGCCAATCTGGTGAACACCGACGCCAGCCAAGTTCACATTGCTGATTTCGAAGCGCAACTGCGTAAGCAAATCGATCAGCAGTTGCTGACCACCTATGGCGTGCGGGTACTGCAAGTGGGTATCGAACGCCTGACCTTGCCTTCAGTGACGCTGACGGCGACGGTTGATCGTATGCGCGCCGAGCGTGAAACCATCGCCACCGAACGCACAGCTATCGGCAAACGCGAAGCGGCGCAAATCCGCTCCGCGGCGGAACGTGATGCGCGGATCGTGCAGGCCGATGCGACGGTGAAAGCGGCGGACATTGAGGCGCAATCCCGGGTCGAGGCCGCGCAGATTTATGGCCGCGCGTATGCCGGTTCACCACAGCTCTACAACCTGCTGCGCTCGCTCGACACCTTGGGCACTGTAGTCACGCCGGGTACGAAACTGATTCTGCGCACTGATGCCGCGCCTTTCCGGGTGTTGGTTGATGGCCCGCCAACCCTCGATAACAAGTCCGGATCGCAGCCATGAGTTGGGTTCCACGTGGAACAAATGAGTTGAGCAGCCCCTGGATACAGGCCGGGCGCCTGGCATTTCTCGCGCTTTACGCGGTAACGGTCTTGGCTGCTTTGGCGTGGGCGTTCTCCAACGTGCGGCAAATAGACCCACAAAATCGTGCGGTGGTGTTGCACTTCGGCGCCCTGGATCGCATCCAGAATGCTGGTTTGCTATTGGCCTGGCCGCGACCGTTCGAGCAGGTGATTTTGCTGCCGGCGGCGGACCGGGTGATCGAGCGTCGCGTGGAAAACTTGCTGCGCACCGACACTGCCTTGCAGGCCGATCGCGTGGCCAGTTTCGCAACGCCGATCAGCGATGCGCTGGCAGGTTCCGGTTATCTGCTGACGGGGGATGCCGGTGTGGTGCAACTGGATGTTCGGGTGTTTTACAAGGTTACCGAGCCCTATGCCTTCGTGCTTCAAGGCGAGCATGTAATCCCGGCACTGGACCGCATGGTGACCCGTAGCGCGGTGGCACTGACCGCCGCACGTGACCTGGACACTATTCTGGTCGCCCGACCGGAACTGATAGGTGCCGATAATCAGGCAGCCGAAAGACGTGAGCGCCTGCGAGGTGATCTGGTGCAAGGCATCAATCAACGCTTGGCTGAATTGGCTGCGACGGGGCAGGGATTGGGGATCGAGGTGTCGCGGGTCGATGTGCAATCGAGTCTGCCAGACCCGGCGGTCACCGCCTTCAACGCGGTGCTGACGGCCAGCCAACAAGCCGACAAAGCCGTGGCCAACGCGCGCACGGAAGCGGAGAAGCTGACCCAGACCGCCAACGAACAAGCCGACCGCACACTGCAGGTCGCCCACGCTCAGGCCAGCGAACGGCTGGCGAAGGCCTCTGCGGATACGGCCACGGTGTTGAGCCTGACCCAGGCGCAACAACAGGGCACCGACCCGCAAATGTTGCTGCGTATCTACCGCGAGCGGATACCGAAGATTCTTGGCCAGGCTGGCTCGGTCACCACGGTTGATCCGAAAGACGATACCCGCCTGATCATTCAGGGAGCTGCACAATGACCGCTCAAACTGCTGCGCCGAGCATGTTGTCCTCGGCAGAACAACGCAGCGCTGCCCGTCAGTTGACGCTGGCCATGCTTGCACTCGGCTTGCTCGCGCTGGGCCTCTCGTGGCGCTGGTGGTCGCCGGATCAGATCGGTGTCAGCCAATTGCTCCTGGGTTTTGCTTCCGTATTGGTGGCCGTGCCGGTCATGCGGTCGGCCTGGTACAGCCTGCGGTATCCGAGTTTGCACGGGATTACCGATCAACTGATCGCCCTGGCCATGCTGGGGGCTTGGGCGACAGGCGATCTGCTGACGGCGGCGTTGTTGCCCATCATCATGATCTTCGGTCACGTGTTGGAAGAGCGCAGCGTCATTGGCTCGCAAGAAGCCATTCACGCCCTCGGCAAACTGACTCGCAGCCATGCACGCAAGGTTCAGGCGGATGGCTCCATCGTCGAGGTGGACAACGGTACGCTCAAGGCTGGCGATCGGGTGGAAGTTCGCGCCGGTGACCGGGTGCCGGCGGACGGTCGAGTGTTATCCGGTCAGGCGAGTCTGGACACCGCGTCCATTACCGGCGAATCGGTGCCGATGGAGGCCGGCGTCGGCATGCCGGTGTTCGGTGGCGCGATTAATCTCGATGGCCTGCTGC
Proteins encoded in this window:
- the hflK gene encoding protease modulator HflK, translated to MSWVPRGTNELSSPWIQAGRLAFLALYAVTVLAALAWAFSNVRQIDPQNRAVVLHFGALDRIQNAGLLLAWPRPFEQVILLPAADRVIERRVENLLRTDTALQADRVASFATPISDALAGSGYLLTGDAGVVQLDVRVFYKVTEPYAFVLQGEHVIPALDRMVTRSAVALTAARDLDTILVARPELIGADNQAAERRERLRGDLVQGINQRLAELAATGQGLGIEVSRVDVQSSLPDPAVTAFNAVLTASQQADKAVANARTEAEKLTQTANEQADRTLQVAHAQASERLAKASADTATVLSLTQAQQQGTDPQMLLRIYRERIPKILGQAGSVTTVDPKDDTRLIIQGAAQ